A genomic stretch from Bradyrhizobium sp. 195 includes:
- a CDS encoding efflux RND transporter permease subunit, which yields MSRLNLSEWALKHRSLVVYVMLVAVIAGYLAYFRLGRNEDPSFTIKTMVVQAAWPGATAEETMKQVTERLERRLQETPHLDFLRSFTRAGLVTIFVNLKGSANARQVTDTWYEVRKSVGDMRHTLPAGVIGPGFNDDFGDTFGIIYGFTSDGFTQRELRDHVEDIRSRLLQIPDVSKIELLGAQDEVIFVEFSKQELATVGVDRAALLAALRSQNIVRPAGVIQTGKETISVRVSGGFQSEQDIAGVNFVAGGRTIRLSDIAQVRRGYVDPPQPMFRVNGQPAIGLAIAMRDGGDILALGRNVKGVMAQITADLPIGIEPTLVADQAVVVGNAIGEFMTSLLQAIAIIMVVSFISLGIRPGLIIALAIPLTLAIAFPIMEMARIDMQRISLGALIIALALLVDDAMTTTDATLNRLAQGDSKVDAATFAYRSHAFAMLAGTLVTIAGFIPVGFAASSAGEYTFSLFAVVAIALLVSWLVAVIFTPLLGVIILVPPKQQAAAAPGRIFRLYRHVLTVAMRAKWLTIAFSLALFVASIVAFPLIPQQFFPLSDRPELLVDISLPQNASVLASETAAKRLDAALTGNPDVDHWSTNVGRGAIRFYLPLSVELPNDSFTQAVVVAKDVAARERLHVKLERLLAEEFPAAVASVSPLGLGPPVGWPLQYRVSGPDVEQVREIALALAQILATEPRTKGVNFDWMEPQRQLRIDVDQDEVRRLGLSSEAISNVLNTVISGAVVTQVRDDIYLVDVVVRAVDEQRISLSTLRTLQVPRPGGRTVLLGQFASFGYHQENPLIWRRDRIPTLTVRADIGGGTLPDTMVEALSPAIGKLRKALPASYDVAIGGTVEESQKSQASVLAVVPMMLFVMFTILMMQLQSFPRLLMVVSVAPLGMIGVVAALLLSGRPMGFVTILGVLALLGMISKNAVILIGQIDAERAEGKSAWEAALDASSSRFRPIMLTAVSTVLGMIPIAPTVFWGPMAVAIMGGLLVATVLTLVLLPTLYVTWFGGKVVAEASASS from the coding sequence ATGAGTAGGCTCAACCTTTCCGAATGGGCTCTCAAACATCGCTCGCTGGTGGTCTACGTCATGCTGGTTGCCGTGATCGCCGGCTATCTCGCGTATTTCCGCCTTGGCCGGAACGAGGATCCATCGTTCACCATCAAGACGATGGTGGTTCAGGCGGCTTGGCCGGGGGCAACGGCCGAAGAGACGATGAAGCAGGTGACGGAGCGGCTCGAGCGACGATTGCAGGAGACGCCCCATCTGGACTTCCTGCGCAGCTTCACCCGGGCGGGCTTGGTCACGATCTTCGTCAACTTGAAGGGAAGCGCGAACGCAAGGCAGGTTACCGATACCTGGTACGAGGTGAGGAAGAGCGTCGGCGACATGCGCCATACGCTGCCGGCGGGAGTTATCGGCCCCGGCTTCAACGATGATTTCGGCGACACCTTCGGTATCATCTATGGCTTCACCAGCGACGGATTCACCCAGCGGGAGTTGCGTGATCACGTCGAGGATATCCGCTCGCGATTGCTCCAGATTCCGGACGTATCGAAGATCGAACTGCTGGGCGCACAGGACGAGGTGATCTTCGTCGAGTTCTCCAAGCAGGAGCTTGCGACCGTCGGCGTCGATCGGGCGGCTCTTCTCGCCGCGCTGCGATCGCAGAACATCGTTCGTCCTGCGGGCGTGATCCAGACGGGCAAGGAGACCATTTCCGTTCGGGTGTCCGGCGGCTTTCAGTCCGAGCAGGACATCGCCGGCGTCAATTTCGTCGCAGGCGGTCGCACCATCCGCCTGAGCGACATCGCGCAGGTGCGGCGCGGCTACGTGGATCCGCCGCAGCCGATGTTTCGGGTCAATGGTCAGCCGGCTATCGGCCTCGCCATCGCAATGCGCGATGGCGGTGACATTCTCGCGCTCGGTCGCAACGTCAAAGGCGTGATGGCGCAGATCACGGCCGACCTGCCGATCGGAATCGAGCCGACGCTCGTCGCCGACCAGGCCGTCGTGGTCGGCAACGCGATCGGCGAATTCATGACCTCGCTGCTGCAGGCGATCGCCATCATCATGGTGGTCAGTTTCATCAGCCTCGGAATCCGCCCGGGCCTCATCATCGCGCTTGCGATCCCGTTGACGCTGGCCATCGCGTTTCCGATCATGGAGATGGCCCGCATCGACATGCAACGGATATCGCTGGGAGCGCTGATCATCGCGCTCGCGCTGCTGGTCGACGATGCGATGACGACTACGGACGCGACACTCAACCGCCTAGCGCAAGGCGACAGCAAGGTCGACGCGGCGACGTTCGCCTACCGCAGCCATGCCTTTGCCATGCTCGCGGGAACGCTGGTGACGATCGCCGGCTTCATCCCGGTCGGCTTTGCAGCGAGTTCGGCCGGCGAATATACATTCTCGCTGTTTGCGGTGGTCGCGATCGCGCTCCTGGTGTCGTGGCTGGTTGCCGTGATCTTCACGCCATTGCTGGGTGTGATCATTCTCGTTCCACCGAAACAGCAGGCCGCGGCCGCGCCCGGCAGGATATTCCGCCTTTATCGGCACGTTCTTACCGTGGCGATGCGCGCAAAATGGCTGACGATCGCGTTCTCGCTGGCGCTCTTCGTCGCGTCGATTGTCGCGTTTCCGCTGATTCCGCAGCAGTTCTTTCCATTGTCGGATCGGCCCGAATTGCTCGTGGATATCAGCCTGCCGCAGAATGCCTCGGTTCTCGCGAGCGAGACGGCAGCGAAGCGGCTGGACGCGGCCTTGACCGGGAATCCGGACGTCGATCACTGGAGCACCAATGTCGGGCGCGGCGCGATCCGGTTCTACCTTCCGCTCAGCGTGGAGCTTCCGAACGATTCGTTCACGCAAGCGGTCGTCGTGGCAAAGGACGTTGCCGCGCGGGAGCGCCTGCACGTGAAGCTGGAGCGACTTCTTGCGGAAGAGTTTCCGGCGGCGGTCGCCTCGGTTTCGCCGCTCGGCCTCGGCCCCCCGGTCGGATGGCCGCTGCAATATCGCGTGAGCGGACCGGATGTGGAGCAGGTGCGGGAGATTGCGCTGGCGCTTGCACAGATCCTGGCCACCGAACCCAGGACCAAGGGCGTCAATTTCGATTGGATGGAGCCGCAGCGCCAGCTGCGCATTGACGTCGACCAGGATGAGGTGCGTCGTCTCGGACTGAGTTCGGAAGCCATATCGAACGTGTTGAACACCGTGATATCGGGCGCCGTCGTTACCCAGGTCCGCGACGACATCTATCTGGTCGACGTCGTGGTCCGGGCCGTCGATGAGCAGCGCATCTCGCTATCCACCCTGCGCACGCTTCAGGTGCCGCGGCCTGGCGGCAGAACGGTGTTGCTCGGCCAGTTTGCGAGTTTCGGATATCACCAGGAGAATCCACTGATCTGGCGGCGCGACCGCATTCCGACTCTGACAGTGCGCGCCGACATTGGCGGCGGAACGTTGCCCGACACGATGGTGGAGGCTCTGTCGCCGGCGATCGGTAAGCTGAGGAAGGCGTTGCCTGCGTCGTACGACGTGGCGATCGGCGGGACCGTGGAGGAGAGCCAGAAATCTCAGGCGTCCGTGCTCGCCGTGGTGCCCATGATGCTGTTCGTCATGTTCACAATCCTGATGATGCAGTTGCAGAGCTTTCCGCGGCTGTTGATGGTTGTCAGCGTGGCGCCGCTCGGCATGATCGGTGTTGTCGCCGCGCTTCTGCTTTCCGGCAGGCCAATGGGCTTCGTCACAATTCTCGGCGTTCTCGCCTTGCTCGGCATGATCAGCAAGAATGCCGTGATCCTGATTGGTCAGATCGATGCGGAACGCGCAGAGGGCAAGAGCGCCTGGGAGGCGGCGCTGGATGCCAGTAGCTCCCGCTTTCGTCCGATCATGCTGACCGCAGTATCGACCGTGCTCGGCATGATCCCGATCGCTCCGACCGTGTTCTGGGGACCGATGGCTGTCGCAATCATGGGCGGCCTGCTGGTGGCGACCGTGCTGACGCTGGTCCTGCTGCCGACACTCTACGTGACCTGGTTCGGAGGAAAGGTAGTCGCCGAAGCTTCCGCTTCGTCGTGA
- a CDS encoding efflux RND transporter periplasmic adaptor subunit gives MHCRRTMPRQVLASTLAVVISALNLAACSPQAETKQLPPRPVRTATVEKRESPVPLTFTGRVEAEDEVSVAFRISGRLLANHTKLGDRVEGGQLLAQLEPQNELSALRQAQAALSAAQAQLTQARNHYERQETLLAQGWTTRANFETATQARHTAQSQVEAAEAQISSAHDLVSFTELRADAPGKITATGPSAGEVVQAGQMIARIARQDGRDAVFDVPAQMVRSAPADVRVTVSLADDPTITAQGRIRQIAAQADPVTRTFEVKVGLTDPPAAMRLGATVNGRVETGSGPVIDIPATALTRINRQPAVWIVDPSTNVVSARNVDILRFDQADVIISQGLDAGEIIVTAGVQALHPGQKVRVLGAAP, from the coding sequence ATGCACTGTCGCCGAACGATGCCTCGGCAGGTCCTTGCATCGACGCTGGCTGTGGTCATATCCGCGCTGAACCTTGCGGCATGCAGCCCTCAAGCGGAGACGAAGCAGCTGCCTCCGCGTCCGGTCCGGACCGCCACGGTCGAGAAGCGCGAGAGCCCGGTGCCGCTGACTTTCACGGGGCGGGTCGAGGCCGAGGACGAAGTGAGCGTTGCCTTCCGAATCTCCGGACGCTTGCTTGCGAACCACACCAAGCTCGGTGACCGGGTTGAGGGCGGCCAGCTGCTGGCCCAACTGGAGCCTCAGAACGAGCTGAGCGCATTGCGCCAGGCGCAGGCTGCTCTTTCCGCTGCACAGGCCCAGCTGACGCAGGCGCGTAACCATTATGAGCGTCAGGAGACGCTGTTGGCGCAGGGGTGGACCACGCGTGCCAATTTCGAGACGGCGACGCAAGCACGACACACGGCGCAGTCGCAGGTCGAGGCCGCGGAAGCGCAAATCAGTTCCGCGCACGATCTCGTCAGCTTCACCGAGCTGCGAGCCGACGCGCCCGGCAAGATCACCGCGACGGGGCCGTCGGCGGGCGAGGTCGTTCAGGCCGGGCAAATGATCGCGAGGATCGCGCGGCAGGATGGCCGTGACGCGGTCTTCGACGTCCCGGCTCAGATGGTCAGATCCGCGCCGGCCGACGTGCGGGTGACCGTCAGCCTGGCCGATGACCCCACGATCACGGCACAAGGCCGCATCCGTCAGATCGCCGCGCAAGCCGATCCTGTCACTCGCACGTTCGAGGTCAAGGTCGGCTTGACGGATCCGCCGGCAGCCATGCGGCTCGGCGCCACTGTGAACGGACGTGTCGAGACCGGCTCCGGGCCCGTGATCGACATACCGGCAACAGCGTTGACGCGGATCAATCGGCAACCGGCCGTCTGGATCGTCGATCCCTCGACGAACGTGGTGTCGGCACGAAACGTCGACATCCTGCGCTTCGACCAGGCCGACGTCATCATCTCGCAGGGATTGGACGCGGGCGAGATCATCGTCACCGCTGGGGTACAGGCGCTTCATCCCGGCCAGAAGGTGCGCGTGCTCGGGGCGGCGCCATGA
- a CDS encoding DUF3551 domain-containing protein, producing MLLVVPSTAPAQAQQNQWCSKFKGMVNCKYSTEDQCRASRSGRGGTCFPRASR from the coding sequence ATGCTGTTGGTCGTGCCATCGACGGCACCTGCGCAAGCCCAGCAGAACCAATGGTGCTCCAAGTTCAAGGGAATGGTGAACTGCAAGTACTCGACCGAGGATCAGTGCCGCGCGTCGCGAAGCGGCAGAGGCGGCACCTGCTTCCCCCGGGCGTCGCGCTAA
- a CDS encoding DUF1269 domain-containing protein, which produces MSDLVAIVYPSEAKAEEVRQRLLRLQKEYLITLSDAVIAVKTDSGGIKLNQLVNTTAVGAMTGSFWGLLIGVIFLNPILGVAVGAASGALGGALSDFGIDDAFMKELSTSLHTGNAALFVLIKNMTADKVLKEIKDAGGTVLKTSLDDNKEQALRDALASAAERPAA; this is translated from the coding sequence ATGTCCGATCTAGTAGCGATCGTGTATCCATCCGAGGCGAAGGCCGAAGAAGTGCGTCAACGGCTGCTCAGGCTGCAGAAGGAATATCTGATCACGCTCAGCGACGCGGTGATCGCCGTGAAGACCGACTCCGGCGGCATCAAGCTCAATCAACTCGTCAACACGACGGCGGTGGGCGCGATGACTGGAAGTTTCTGGGGCCTCCTGATCGGCGTGATCTTCCTCAATCCGATCCTCGGTGTCGCGGTCGGCGCGGCATCCGGCGCGCTCGGCGGCGCCCTGTCCGATTTCGGCATCGACGACGCCTTCATGAAGGAATTGTCTACCTCGCTCCACACCGGCAACGCCGCCTTATTTGTCCTGATCAAGAACATGACGGCGGACAAGGTGCTGAAGGAAATCAAGGACGCCGGGGGGACCGTGCTGAAGACGTCCCTGGATGACAACAAGGAACAGGCCCTGCGCGACGCGCTCGCGAGTGCGGCGGAACGGCCTGCGGCCTGA
- a CDS encoding Bax inhibitor-1/YccA family protein — MSNYDQDLAASRAGGGGTIAVDTGLRDYMLRIYNYMTAGVGLTAVVAWLTYQLTGPALLQSPLMWVFILAPLALVFFIGSRINTLSVATARLLFFIYAALVGVSLSTLLHIYTSASITRVFFIAAATFGALSVFGYTTRRDLSGLGTFLFMGLIGVIIASLVNLFLQSSGLDWLISVVGVGVFAGLTAYDTQRIKAMYDSRDDETSAGRKSVISALSLYLNFINLFMMLLRLAGGRR, encoded by the coding sequence ATGTCGAATTACGATCAGGACCTGGCGGCCTCGCGTGCGGGCGGTGGTGGCACAATCGCGGTGGACACCGGACTGCGTGACTACATGCTGCGCATCTACAATTACATGACCGCCGGCGTCGGCCTGACCGCCGTCGTCGCGTGGCTGACCTATCAGCTGACCGGCCCCGCCTTGCTGCAGAGCCCGTTGATGTGGGTCTTCATCCTGGCGCCCCTTGCGCTGGTCTTCTTCATCGGTTCGCGCATCAATACGCTGTCGGTAGCAACGGCACGGCTTCTGTTCTTCATCTATGCCGCCCTGGTCGGCGTGTCGCTCTCGACGCTGCTTCACATCTACACCAGTGCATCGATCACACGCGTCTTCTTCATCGCGGCGGCGACTTTCGGGGCGCTCAGCGTATTCGGCTACACCACTCGGCGCGACCTGTCCGGTCTCGGCACGTTCTTGTTCATGGGGCTGATCGGCGTGATCATTGCCAGCCTGGTCAACCTCTTCCTGCAGTCATCCGGGCTCGATTGGCTGATCTCGGTCGTGGGCGTCGGTGTCTTCGCCGGACTCACGGCCTACGACACGCAGCGGATCAAGGCGATGTACGACAGCAGGGATGATGAAACGTCGGCCGGCCGCAAGTCCGTGATTTCGGCGCTGTCGCTCTACCTCAACTTCATCAACCTGTTCATGATGCTGCTGCGCCTCGCCGGCGGTCGGCGCTAG
- a CDS encoding DUF6894 family protein, protein MRFYFHIVDKYGLTPDGTGCEYADQDTAVLHAQRIAAELAKAGEFCRSGVVLLAAVAGPSSSPGEDATDLTAKA, encoded by the coding sequence ATGCGCTTCTATTTCCACATCGTCGATAAATACGGTCTCACTCCCGATGGGACCGGATGCGAATACGCCGATCAGGATACGGCGGTTCTGCATGCCCAACGCATTGCGGCCGAGCTCGCGAAGGCCGGCGAATTCTGCCGTTCCGGCGTCGTGCTTTTGGCTGCCGTTGCCGGACCATCATCCAGTCCCGGTGAAGACGCGACCGACCTCACGGCAAAGGCCTGA
- a CDS encoding basic amino acid/polyamine antiporter: MAPSPNEVDQKLSRNALIALVVGSMVGSGIFALPASFGRTTGALGAMIAWTIAGTGMLMLAFVFQTVSHRKPDLDAGIYAYARAGFGEYIGFASAVGYWIGCCLADVACLVLIKATLGQFFPVFGDGTTAVAIASASVLLWGVHVLLLRGIKSAATLNTIATYAKIIPILLFIAAAAIAFDGRLFSINFAGTEQPEHSNVLAQVRGTMLLTVFVFVGIEGASVYSRYARSRTDVGFATIAGFLTVLSLLVLVTLLSYGVLLRPELADLPTPSMAGVMEAIVGRWGGMFISVALLISVLGNYLSWSLLAAEVLHSAAVHRTMPSFLATVNAYKVPAGALWLTNCVIQTFLLITWFAEYAFTLALKMTSAMTLIPYFFVAAYGLKLAWTGEAYRASERARVGDWIRSAVATVYAAAMIYAGGPKFLLLSSILYAPGTLLFLLAKRERKEAAFRPFEAILFAAITVAACAGVYALSTGAISI, encoded by the coding sequence ATGGCTCCGTCGCCGAACGAGGTCGATCAAAAACTCTCGCGCAATGCGCTCATCGCGCTCGTGGTTGGGTCGATGGTCGGCTCCGGCATCTTCGCCCTGCCCGCATCGTTCGGGCGGACCACGGGTGCGCTCGGCGCGATGATCGCCTGGACGATCGCAGGCACCGGCATGCTGATGCTGGCCTTCGTGTTCCAGACCGTGTCACACCGCAAGCCGGACCTCGATGCCGGCATCTATGCCTACGCCAGGGCCGGGTTTGGCGAGTATATCGGCTTTGCTTCGGCCGTGGGATACTGGATCGGATGCTGCCTTGCGGATGTCGCCTGTCTCGTCTTGATCAAGGCAACACTCGGACAGTTTTTTCCTGTCTTCGGTGACGGCACAACGGCGGTGGCGATCGCGTCGGCGTCCGTCCTGCTGTGGGGAGTGCACGTTCTGCTGCTGCGCGGCATCAAGAGCGCCGCCACGCTCAATACGATCGCGACCTACGCCAAGATCATTCCGATCCTGCTGTTCATCGCAGCCGCCGCCATCGCCTTCGATGGCAGGCTTTTCTCCATAAACTTCGCTGGAACGGAGCAGCCGGAGCATTCAAATGTGCTCGCCCAGGTTCGCGGCACGATGCTGCTGACCGTGTTCGTGTTCGTCGGGATTGAAGGCGCCAGTGTTTATTCCCGCTACGCCCGGAGCCGCACCGACGTTGGATTCGCAACCATCGCCGGCTTTCTGACGGTGCTCAGCCTGCTCGTCCTCGTGACACTGCTGTCTTATGGCGTGCTGCTGCGACCGGAACTGGCGGATCTGCCGACACCATCCATGGCCGGCGTCATGGAGGCGATCGTCGGCCGCTGGGGCGGCATGTTCATCAGCGTGGCACTCCTGATCTCGGTCCTCGGCAACTACCTGTCCTGGTCACTCCTGGCGGCTGAGGTGCTGCATTCCGCCGCGGTCCACCGCACCATGCCCTCCTTTCTCGCAACAGTGAACGCATACAAGGTCCCCGCTGGAGCGCTCTGGCTCACCAACTGCGTGATCCAGACTTTCCTCCTCATCACCTGGTTTGCGGAATATGCATTCACGCTCGCCTTGAAGATGACGAGCGCGATGACGCTGATCCCGTATTTCTTTGTTGCGGCCTACGGTCTCAAGCTCGCCTGGACCGGCGAGGCCTATCGCGCCAGCGAGCGCGCCCGCGTTGGCGACTGGATCCGCTCGGCTGTCGCGACGGTCTACGCGGCCGCGATGATCTACGCAGGCGGGCCGAAGTTTCTCTTGCTGTCGTCGATCCTCTATGCGCCTGGCACGCTGCTGTTCCTTCTCGCCAAGCGCGAGCGCAAGGAAGCGGCGTTCAGGCCATTCGAGGCGATCCTCTTCGCGGCGATCACGGTCGCCGCATGTGCCGGCGTCTACGCACTGTCTACGGGAGCCATCTCGATTTGA
- a CDS encoding AI-2E family transporter produces the protein MSDSRTGPERLRELAPHDDSSSVPERAGRAVLATGLSLLAACVFLFLAWQTVSSLLLIFAGVLFGAFLDACARALAPVLPLARAWRLTLVLMLFSALSGFGLVWGAGKLPEQTRLLLKVMDSQIDVLQEHLLSYGVDLLGPEWGRDFAQWLFSDQGRFLSHAQFLLGGASSLLTGALVIVFLGILFAFDPTSHRESLIMLVKRPYRARTRAVMDEMGSVMRLWLIGQFIRIILMTLCVWVALYLVGLPGPLVLGLQAGLSNFIPYLGPIVAALPIALVAMPLGGSLLIWAVLIYTIIQSIEGYVIGPLIQRQAVEIPPAWTLVAIVMLGALFGVLGIAMAMPLVAIGRVAIIRFYVEDYLGDDPKLTFSSNRS, from the coding sequence ATGAGCGATTCCAGGACAGGGCCGGAGCGGCTTCGCGAACTCGCCCCACACGACGATTCCTCCAGCGTGCCGGAGCGCGCCGGGCGCGCCGTTCTCGCGACCGGGCTCAGCCTGCTCGCTGCCTGCGTCTTCCTGTTTCTGGCGTGGCAGACCGTGTCCAGTCTCCTGCTCATCTTTGCAGGCGTGCTGTTCGGTGCATTTCTCGATGCCTGCGCAAGGGCGCTGGCCCCGGTCCTTCCGCTCGCTCGCGCCTGGCGGCTGACGCTGGTCCTGATGCTGTTCTCCGCTCTGTCGGGATTTGGACTGGTATGGGGCGCGGGCAAGCTACCGGAGCAGACACGCCTCCTGCTGAAGGTCATGGACAGCCAGATCGACGTCCTGCAGGAGCACCTCCTGTCATACGGCGTCGACCTGCTCGGCCCGGAATGGGGCCGCGACTTTGCGCAATGGCTGTTCTCGGATCAGGGGCGTTTTCTCAGCCACGCTCAATTCCTGCTCGGTGGAGCATCGAGTCTTCTGACCGGCGCGCTGGTCATCGTGTTCCTCGGAATCCTCTTCGCCTTCGATCCGACCAGCCATCGCGAGAGCCTGATCATGTTGGTGAAGCGACCCTACCGCGCGCGAACAAGAGCGGTCATGGACGAGATGGGCAGCGTGATGCGGTTGTGGCTGATCGGACAGTTCATCCGGATCATTCTCATGACGCTGTGCGTCTGGGTCGCACTCTATCTGGTCGGACTGCCCGGACCTCTCGTGCTCGGACTGCAGGCAGGCTTGTCGAACTTCATTCCATACCTCGGACCGATCGTGGCGGCGCTTCCTATCGCGCTGGTCGCAATGCCACTCGGCGGCTCGCTGCTGATCTGGGCCGTGCTCATCTACACAATCATCCAGTCGATCGAAGGCTATGTGATCGGCCCGCTGATCCAACGTCAGGCGGTCGAGATCCCTCCCGCCTGGACGCTGGTCGCGATCGTCATGCTTGGCGCGCTGTTCGGCGTCCTGGGCATCGCGATGGCCATGCCCCTGGTCGCGATCGGCCGTGTCGCAATCATCCGGTTCTACGTCGAGGACTATCTCGGCGACGACCCCAAGCTGACATTCAGCAGCAACAGATCGTGA
- a CDS encoding DUF992 domain-containing protein, with translation MIRFLCIAACALLCTAASPARADAFRVGRLLCLSSPRVGLVLGSAQSLRCTFFYARRPPRQYIYEGRIRRVGLDLGVTSAGSLSWAVFAKNSRIGPGTLRGNYVGASGNVAFGPGLGANILIGGSRRSVMLQPLSIERSIGINLAAGVTNLTLGPRGRR, from the coding sequence ATGATACGGTTCCTCTGCATTGCCGCATGCGCGTTGCTTTGCACCGCCGCCTCGCCCGCCCGCGCCGACGCATTCCGGGTCGGCAGACTGTTATGCCTCAGCTCCCCGCGCGTGGGCTTGGTCCTTGGATCGGCTCAGTCGCTGCGCTGTACTTTCTTCTATGCACGCAGACCTCCTCGACAATATATCTATGAGGGACGCATAAGGCGCGTCGGGCTCGACTTGGGAGTGACCTCGGCGGGTTCTCTCTCCTGGGCCGTCTTCGCCAAGAATTCGCGGATCGGCCCCGGTACGCTGCGCGGAAACTATGTAGGCGCGAGCGGCAATGTCGCGTTTGGCCCCGGTCTCGGGGCCAATATCCTGATTGGCGGCTCGCGCCGCAGCGTGATGTTGCAGCCGCTGTCGATCGAACGATCCATCGGAATCAATCTCGCGGCGGGCGTGACCAACCTGACTCTGGGTCCGCGCGGCAGGCGATAG
- a CDS encoding HdeD family acid-resistance protein — MTVYDSRSGIAALGPPPLWVCALLGAVMIAAGIAALSDVAFATIISVKLIGLTAIAAGAFEIVHAFWTKGWGGFLWQILLGALYVAFGLVLLTQPASGALILTYFLGAVLIASGVIRCILSFAHWRQSGWMMLISGVFGLVAGALILFSFPTMSLWILGFLLGVDLISHGLAWLLYALQSVRRTA; from the coding sequence ATGACAGTCTATGACAGCCGGTCCGGCATCGCAGCTCTGGGCCCTCCACCCCTGTGGGTCTGCGCTCTTCTCGGCGCCGTCATGATCGCCGCCGGTATCGCAGCTCTCAGCGACGTGGCGTTCGCGACCATCATCAGCGTGAAATTGATCGGACTGACGGCGATCGCGGCCGGCGCATTCGAGATCGTCCACGCTTTCTGGACCAAAGGATGGGGCGGCTTCCTGTGGCAGATCCTGCTCGGCGCCCTCTATGTCGCCTTCGGGCTCGTGCTGCTGACCCAGCCCGCCTCCGGCGCCCTGATCCTCACTTATTTCCTCGGCGCGGTCCTGATCGCCTCGGGCGTCATTCGATGCATTCTGAGCTTTGCCCATTGGCGCCAGAGCGGATGGATGATGCTGATCTCCGGCGTCTTCGGATTGGTCGCCGGCGCGCTGATCCTGTTCAGCTTCCCCACCATGAGCCTGTGGATCCTCGGATTCCTGCTTGGCGTCGACCTGATCTCGCACGGCCTCGCCTGGCTGCTTTACGCGCTTCAGTCCGTACGGAGGACTGCGTAA
- a CDS encoding efflux RND transporter periplasmic adaptor subunit: protein MNLAGVSIRLLAATLLTIIAGGLARPQPAAPGPPAVGVVEATRRPITESSEFLGRIEAINRVNVVARVTAFLERRLFEEGAEISKGDELYRLERGPFEADLASKQAQVAQLQATLENAKQTTERARTLLGGPAGQQSTYDAAIANQLSLEAQVQAAQAQVQASRINLDYTKISAPIAGKIGRTALTEGNVVGPSSGVLTTIVSQDPMYVTFPVPLRQGLELRERYGPQGGLEAVVIRLRLPDGRMYGQSGKLNFVDNTIAQNTDTITVRGEIGNPILRASSAAGVTVHELTDGEFVTVVLEGVQPIEVLAIPRSAVLSDQQGDYVLAVGADNKAEQRRIQLGQSTPTIAAVIAGLAAGDRVIVEGLQRVRSGQVVAPGPASPLILSRMKAADGAAPQAAPSTSGKAGRADDKP, encoded by the coding sequence ATGAACCTTGCTGGCGTCTCGATCAGGTTGCTGGCGGCAACTCTCCTGACGATCATCGCCGGCGGGCTGGCCCGGCCCCAACCCGCCGCGCCGGGCCCGCCCGCGGTCGGCGTCGTGGAAGCGACAAGGCGACCGATCACCGAGAGCAGTGAATTTCTCGGGCGGATCGAGGCGATCAATCGGGTCAATGTCGTTGCGCGGGTCACCGCATTCCTGGAACGTCGCCTGTTCGAGGAAGGCGCCGAGATCAGCAAGGGCGATGAGCTCTACCGGCTGGAGCGCGGTCCCTTCGAAGCGGATCTGGCATCGAAACAGGCGCAGGTGGCGCAGCTTCAGGCGACACTGGAGAATGCCAAACAGACGACGGAACGCGCCCGGACCCTGCTCGGAGGCCCTGCCGGGCAACAGTCCACCTACGACGCCGCCATCGCGAACCAGCTCAGCCTCGAAGCCCAGGTCCAGGCCGCGCAAGCCCAGGTCCAGGCCTCCCGGATCAACCTCGATTACACCAAGATCAGCGCACCGATCGCCGGCAAGATCGGACGCACGGCATTGACGGAAGGCAACGTGGTCGGTCCAAGCTCGGGCGTGCTGACCACTATCGTCAGCCAGGACCCGATGTACGTCACCTTCCCCGTGCCGCTGCGCCAAGGACTGGAACTGCGGGAACGATACGGGCCGCAAGGCGGCCTGGAAGCCGTCGTCATCAGGCTGCGACTGCCCGACGGCCGCATGTACGGCCAGTCCGGCAAACTGAATTTCGTCGACAACACCATTGCCCAGAACACCGACACGATCACCGTGCGCGGCGAGATCGGCAATCCTATCCTGCGGGCGTCCTCGGCGGCCGGCGTCACCGTTCACGAGCTGACCGACGGCGAGTTCGTGACCGTCGTGCTGGAGGGCGTCCAGCCGATCGAGGTGCTGGCGATCCCGCGCTCCGCCGTGCTCTCCGATCAGCAGGGCGATTATGTTCTCGCTGTCGGCGCCGACAACAAGGCCGAGCAGCGCCGCATCCAGCTCGGGCAATCGACCCCGACCATCGCGGCGGTCATCGCCGGACTCGCGGCCGGCGACAGGGTGATCGTCGAAGGCCTGCAGCGGGTTCGCTCCGGCCAGGTCGTTGCGCCGGGGCCGGCAAGTCCACTGATCCTGTCGCGCATGAAAGCTGCGGATGGTGCGGCCCCGCAAGCAGCTCCCAGCACCTCCGGCAAGGCCGGCCGGGCGGACGACAAGCCATGA